The following coding sequences are from one Arthrobacter sp. 24S4-2 window:
- a CDS encoding LacI family DNA-binding transcriptional regulator — MAASTLTEVARLAGVSPATASRVLNGSARKPGPGVSERVRQAAETLGYIPNAQAQALAKSSSGLVGLIVHDIADPYFSAIARGVQDVAREQHKVVLLATTGGTPADEKEAVAAFAARRADAIVIAGSRSSRPEDQQGNAELAAELDRYCRNGGHVGVVGQAIVGAGALDGYHLVEVPNEQLAAELAGRLVASHSGDFVIVGGPEGLITSDDRIRGFQSGLAAAGRPAAEVLRASFNRAGGYEAGLELAQRIQDARESGEAREGDKPNLCIFAANDVMAIGAAAALRSQGFRIPRDALIAGFDDIETLRDFRPGLSTVRLPLEEIGRLATLSTVGPAGPGEGDFDHDTGPAVTGQVTLRRSTEWTP, encoded by the coding sequence GTGGCTGCTAGTACCCTCACCGAGGTGGCACGCCTGGCGGGAGTTTCCCCCGCCACCGCATCCCGAGTACTCAACGGTTCTGCCCGCAAACCCGGGCCGGGAGTGTCCGAGCGCGTGCGGCAGGCAGCCGAGACCCTGGGCTATATCCCGAATGCCCAGGCCCAGGCCCTGGCGAAATCCAGCTCCGGGCTCGTTGGCCTGATCGTGCACGACATCGCGGATCCGTACTTCTCCGCCATCGCCCGCGGCGTCCAGGACGTGGCACGTGAGCAGCACAAGGTGGTGCTGCTGGCCACCACGGGAGGAACCCCCGCCGATGAAAAGGAAGCTGTTGCGGCGTTTGCGGCCAGGCGGGCCGACGCCATAGTCATTGCAGGTTCCCGCTCCAGCCGGCCGGAGGACCAGCAGGGCAATGCCGAACTTGCCGCCGAACTGGACCGCTACTGCCGCAACGGCGGCCACGTGGGGGTCGTGGGGCAGGCAATTGTCGGGGCCGGCGCACTGGACGGCTACCACCTGGTGGAAGTGCCGAACGAGCAACTTGCTGCGGAACTCGCCGGAAGGCTTGTGGCCAGCCATTCGGGTGACTTCGTCATCGTCGGCGGCCCTGAAGGGCTGATCACGTCCGACGACCGGATCCGCGGCTTCCAGTCCGGCCTTGCCGCCGCCGGACGCCCCGCAGCCGAAGTCCTCCGTGCGTCCTTCAACCGCGCCGGCGGCTACGAAGCGGGACTCGAACTGGCTCAGCGGATCCAGGACGCACGGGAATCCGGTGAGGCCCGAGAGGGCGACAAGCCGAACCTGTGCATCTTTGCCGCGAACGACGTCATGGCCATCGGCGCCGCCGCAGCGCTGCGCTCCCAGGGGTTCAGGATTCCGCGCGATGCCCTGATCGCCGGATTCGACGACATCGAGACCCTGCGGGACTTCCGGCCGGGCCTGTCAACGGTCCGCCTTCCGCTGGAGGAAATTGGCAGGTTGGCCACTTTGAGCACGGTGGGCCCGGCAGGTCCGGGCGAAGGTGACTTCGACCATGACACCGGTCCTGCAGTCACCGGACAGGTGACGCTCCGGCGGAGCACCGAGTGGACTCCCTAG